The Thalassophryne amazonica chromosome 20, fThaAma1.1, whole genome shotgun sequence sequence aagaATATCAGTTCTAACCTTCCAGATATGACACTCCAACCTCCCCGCCGCATGGGGGCGCTGTAATGAGAAGCACTTGAGATCAAGAGGCAGATTACCGGCGCCTGTGTTTGTCTTCATTGGTAGTAAGAGATCCCTTTTCCTAGTTGGGttcatgtttattttttgtgtagtttttTGCCTTTTCTCAAGATGAGCTTGTTCTTAATGTGTCCTCGCTTCCTCTTGGCAGTCTGCGTAGAGAAGACAACAAAAATATTAGTTTTCATGTTAGAAGTTGTTACCATTTCATTTAGCATTTCTTTAAAATTGTGTTCATTTACACAAACTGAGACCAGAAAACAGACCAGCTCTGACTTCGAGAAAGGAACTTAAATAAATCTAGTTTATTGAAATGTTCCCCATATAAAAAATGTGATATGGAGCAATTACACCTGCTGATGATTAATATAGAAACCCGCTTTAAAGAACAAAAACCTGTTTCACTTTTTAGTCCATgatgcacaaaattaaaaaaaatattaaagtcaGAGCTTTTCAATTACGGAACAAATTTATTTTAGTTCATCTGTAACTAAAATGACAGAGAACCCAAACCAATATGCACCTTTTTGGAGGTGTACTTCTGCTTGGGAACGATGCTGCGCAGTTTGTGGTCAAGCGGTTCTCGGTTTTCCAAGCTCTTGACCTTGTAGATCCGGACCAGCCAGTGTTCGGATGTGAAAGCCTCCTCCAGGTGGTGAAACTTGATGTCCTTGTTGCCGATCTCGGCGTTGCGCGTCCGGTCAAAGCCAGGCGGTGTCCGGAAATCCAGCTGAGAGATTTTTAAAGAGACATAACAGACAGCAGCTTAGACAACGGAACCCGATTAACTATTCACATGAAAATAGGAAGAAAATACACTTTGGTACAAAGCAAGAACCACcttaaaacacaaataaaacaaaacagggaGAGGGCTTAAAACAGCCTAGCCTAAATTAATATCCTTGCATATAAACTGGACTTTCCCAGAATACACATGGGGTATAAAACATTTCAGCCTACTTGAACCATGGGTATAGTCTGAGCAGAGGGTAAATCTTGGGCTGTTACAGCAGgtcaggatttgaacctgcacctTGCTGTAGGTTGTGCGCGTCTTAACGGCTTCAGCCACAAGAGTTGTGCGATTTTGATGGACATGTTAGTCATGCTGGTCGGGACCGCACATTAAAACAGGTTCTACTCCGTAAAACACCAACCCGTACACAAAGACACTAAACGCTGCAGCcggcacgtttttttttttttttttttgcacagcggCACCTGTTCGTCCAGTATGAATTTACAGGTTCAACCTGTCCTGCTTATGGCTGCTCTCTCTTCTCAGAACAATCCTTTCCTCGACTGCATTTCCCCCCTCAGATTACACTCCTTTTTCCTGACTTCTTCTAAAGCCACGTCTCCTCTTCTCTTTTCATGAACTTGTCACCTCCCTCCTCACTCTTTCATTTCCTACTACGCCTTGGTTTCTGGATCTCGTCATCTTCAAACACCTCTGACAGTGTCGGCTTCTTGCTCACGGATGTCGGCAGCATAGATCCGCATCTTCACCAAGTCACTGGCCAGGCGGCGTCAAAGCAGGAACACTGTGATCATTCCTTTGCTTCTGTCAATCCTTCATATACCTCCTTTGTCCTTTGTCTCTCTCTACTCTCTTTACCTCAGGAGCTCCACTAGGTGCTTCTTTAAATCCTTTTGTCTCCTTATAGGATGCTGCAGAAGAAGGTTTTGCAGCTTTATTTGTGGCAGCTGCTTGTTATGCTTCTGTAAGATGAGCAAATATAGCAGCggtgatttttctttctttctttagtgGTGGCAGCTCCTCGTTATCTTCTGATCAAGCCAGAGACCTGAAACTCATTATTTGTACCTACAGAGAAGATCACACCCTAACCAGATTTTATTTCTCGTtaagttcagttcagttcaagtTTTTCTGTCGCTCTGGGCAGAACCTGCGatgctaaaaataataataaaaaaagaaaatgtttgtgAAACTGTCCCCCCCCCACCTCACCTGCATTTCGCCAAATCGATAGTAGGACATCTTGTACATGAGGCAGTTGAGCAGAGTCGGGGAACCAGCTTTGTCCACCCTGAACTCTCCCTGCGGGGTGAAGTAGTCACTTTCCTGAAGGCAAATATGAAGATAATGAAACAGTTTACAAGAAATGTGACTGAGAACTCGGTACTGAAAATGGTGGTGGTGcaaaaacccccccccaaaaaaacaatctTTTAACAGAAGCTCTACAGCAGAAAATCTTTAGCATCCAGAAAACTAAACCGATTCCTCACATTTCATGGTTCTGGACTGGACACACATTCACTGATACCAAATGATTCAGCGAGGCAAAGAATTAAACGGTTTGGTTTTTCATTATTTTACAGAAAACGTCTGCACAAACCAAGGTGCCGCACTCACCCTGATGTCTTTCGGGTGCTCGCCTTCCGCTATTCTCACCATCCAAAGAAACTTGTTGATATCATCTCCGGAGTAGCCAATAACTCCGCCAAAGATAATCAGCACGTAGTCCACATCCAGTGACTTCATGATTTCGTAGGCGGCACTCTCATTTGAGGACATGGCTTTGCCCACCTTGTGGGGGAGGTAAAAGAAAGACGATATCTCTGATCAAGGCTTCCTGTGTGTTACGGTAAATTAATATTTCAGTGCAGAGATACAGACAGAAACGCAGAGGCTCTAATGATGGAACAGGAATCAGCGTGCGTTTGCTGTAATTACACTGTAGAAGATGTGACGTGCAGAAAGTAGACAGATGGAGAGTGAACAAAATGAGACAGCCAGAAGAGATTAAACTAAAAGACAAAGACATCTCTCCATTtgacagcacagagagaaaaaaagaaagaaaaaaatttgaCAGCGCAGCGTGAAGTCAATAAGAAAACTTAAAAGTAATCAAGATTATCCAGCTAGTTGGAAACTGTTTCACACAACATGGCAATAACATGAAAGACTTGGTGCAACAAAGTGGTTTCTAATTGAATAAAGTTCCTCTGAATGTGCAcccgagagaacaagacaacatcagagcAAAGACGCAGAAGAAACACAGCAGAAAAAAAGAAGACGAGGCTCACCAGCGCAATGTGACTGTTGTTCCACGTGTTGTTGTCCACCAGTGTGGTCCTGTTAGCCATGCCGGCTATCTGGTAGCCATAGTCCCACCACGACATGACGCGCGCGTGCTCGTCCGTGTTCTGCCTCAGCCAGTAGTAGGCTTCTCTGAAGTCATCCAGGATGTTACGAGTCCTAACGAGGAGACGTGTGACAGGTCACGGTGCTGACACccatagtattattattattattatttcagttgAGACTGACGCAGACGGGAAACAACGGCTGGAAAAATGGAGCCTCAGATTTTGAACATCCTAAATTTACCTCGAGAAGAAGAAGCAGGTTGAAAGCCAGGCAACCAATGATATTTCAGTGTGGTAATCATATTACATATGCGGAACAGTGTGACTGCAGCCATGCTCCTGTTAGCACAGCTAAACCCTCATCTGCAGCTGCTGTGACATTATTAATATATTTAGACTCTGCTTTCAGTATCTCCTGTCTAATTGTTAAAGAGAATAATTATGTCTGcaaggggaaaaaaggaaaaactaCAGCAAATATTTTATCAGCTCTTCTTTATCTTGTAAAAATGTGAGATCTTTCATCTGACCCAGAAATAAAGAATTAAGCAATCAAACcacaaaaagttatttttttaaccCTGCTTCTCATGAAATACACATTTAAATCCATCATGCTGTATTTTGGCGCTTTGGGCATTTGTGCACATGAGGTGCTGAGATCCAGACTTCCTGTAGCCAATGTCCATTAACACAATATAATACaactcaatgctaaaatactcttggtcgtatgagcatgtaatcaatgaaagagtgtgtagaaagaatgtgaccttttgaccccttagaataggtcaaggttagccatctttgaacttgtccaaggtctgtgttccaagaatggtccctgtgaatttaaagacttTGGCAGCAATAGGACTTGAGTTATGTGGTGcacagatggacgcaaagtcttcgcaatacccgatggccatacttTGGCCTTGTGTAAAAAACGCATGCAGAGTTCTTACCCGTCGTGGTTGTAGGACGCCAAAACCACGCTGGGGCTGGAGTAGGCGTTGCTGGTCACCCAGGTGCAGTGGACGGCGAACATCATCAGCAGCAtcaacattagcatggtgacgatGGACTTGATGTTCGGACCCAAACCCTCCTCTGTCTTCTCCTGCTCTGAAACATGTTTACGCACCTTACCAGCCTGTAGGGGGAGACAAGCAGCCGCGATGATGGACAGCGCAGTTGTGTGGCGATCTGCTCTGCATTATTGAGCGCTATGACTCTTTAATTTTAGTAAATGAGCAAAGCCTCCTCGAGCCAGCGGTGTGACCTAAACTGCTCTCATAAAGACGACAAAAAACCCTGCACAGCGTAGATTATGTGCTAAATTACTGGTGTTCTCACTTCAAAGTGAACTCGAAACAGAATCGACTTCTAAAAACTGCTGTTTGTGCTAAAATCCAACATTTTCTAACTGCAATAAGTGAATGCAGCTAATAAAAAAAGGCCCATCAGTAAAGAAAAGAAGGTTAAAAAAAGGTTGTGTGGGACTGAGGTTTTTactttgctttttctttttgtatgaaAATAAAACAAGCAGCATGTATTAAAGCTTTCAATTACATATGAAATGCATCAGTGCATTTTTCCCATTAGTCTGGAGCAGTAACACCACCATATCAGCAGTGTTTCTGCTGACGGAATTATAAAATCACTTTGCTATTcctgggattaaaaaaaaactataatttCATGAGCACTTGTCAGTTTTTACCAAATGTGTTGCACAAGCAGGAAAATCATTTTAGTGACGCCTCTGCAGAATCGATAAATGTGGGCGACATCATTACCATGGAACAGGAATATATGAAGTCAACATCGTGTTTCAACAATAAATGCAGCAGTCGCTGAAAAGCAGGCAACAGCAGTCCCAGCGGAGACGTGAAGATCTGAGTTTGTGCGAGACCATGACCACAGAGATTGACAGGAGCATCCCACACAACATATTCCTGTGCTGTGTATTTATTGTTCGATGTACTTAGATTCTGTGTCGTCATCCCAAATGGTCTCGATTGGGAGAAACGTCAACCAATAAAACGTGACTTATCCCACACTGGTATTTGCCATAAATGTCCCTCACAGACACACCTCCATTCTGCAACATGTCTTCCTAAATATTCGGACACAACAGACTTTTCGATTGTGACCATTAGAGGGTGCAGGGGAAACCGTGTCACAGATGCTGAACAGCAAAAGCGTCAACAAAAGCTGCAAGCAGTCGAGTTCTTTTAGTTTGATGGCGAAGCCTTGCTTTATCGACAACCATGCCATGATCGTGCAACAACTAGGTTGAAAAGATGATGTAGGAGTTCTCAGCCAATCAGTACCCAGTGTTCCAGTTCAGAAAACACCCAAAACCTTTCAGCAGATAAATGTGCTTGTATCTAGaccctctttctgaggatgaagtTAAAAAGAAGGGCTGGATGACTGAACCTAAGTAACCGGTTCTGTGTCTGTTCCGCACTGGACTGGAACTCTCAACCTCAGGCACTGAAGGTGGACAATCCAATAAGGAAGATAAAACCCACTGGGACTAACTAGTTACTCCTTATACAAATCGGACATTCAAGGATCCGCTGGGAATTCAGATGTGTGGAAAAAgttagagaggaaaaaaaaaaatccagacaacTGTGTCAAAATGCTTGAGCCGAATTTGCAAGCTTTGCTTGTCCATCGTGGAATTACAGTAGTCAGGATATTGTGACAACACAACTGAAGATCAACACAGTGTCACATCAGCACCACGGCTGATCAGCATAGTGGAACTGTGTGTCTCCCGACCTTGTCATAGAGATTCCCAGAATTCCTTTTATCATCTTCATCGCTGCTGTCCTCAGCGGGGGGTTTCTCCCTCTTGGTGTCGTCTCCCATGTAGTGCTCAAAGACGCTGGAGAAGGCCACCGCTGACAGCATGCAGACCACCGGAGTCAGCGTCAGCATCAGACGCACCATCACACCGGCAAAATAGACGGCACTGATGGCGTACAGCGCCACTGTAAGGCAGAGGGTGAGAGAGGAAAACAAAGAAGACAAAAAGGTCAGATAGGGAGAAAGAAGGTGAGAATAAATTTCAGGAATGAgaaggggggggggtgcacaggaAGTGAAATTGGATAAAGGAGGAGATGAAGATGCATAGACAGTCTGTTAGCTGACAACCTGAACACTAAATATAAAGAATGCCGACTGCTTTTTGTCCTTGAAATGCATCAACCTGACTCAACAGGTTCCCAtgtaatcaataatagtaatgggCTGATTAAGTTGGCGCGAGGAACAGAACGCTCAACGGTTCGCTGTCCTTGATCTCGCTCTCCTCGGTTTCTTGATAacttttgatttgtttttgttgcttCTTTCAGGCAAATTAGAAAGCAGAGAGTCTAGGGAATGTATCCATTTTAATGCAGACAAGAGTCCTAATCATCACATTATAATCTGCGTTTGTGCTCCCATTCACAAGAGCTGCAAGCTAACAATAGCCAAGTGTTAACACTGCAACAGCAGATAAAGAACGTTAACCAGAACCATTTAATGAAGCATTAGACATGCTGACAAGTCCTGAATCATCAGACAAGGTTCTGAACCttaacaacaataacagtaattgtAACAATAATGACTGTGGGCTCGTACCAAACACTCGTTCATCATTGATGTTCTTGATGCAGAACCAAAGGCCTGCTGGGAACGTGCAGACcaggatgtggaggtcaaagaagaAGGAGACCCACGTTGTCGGCTGGTGCTCCGATACGGACGCGATTATGGGGATGTGGATCTTAGCATAACTGAAGGGAGAGACGTGATTTAAATCAGATTATACAACACATTTGCATTACCTTTATTTCACCCTGTCAATGAAATATCAACCAACagaaatgttttgttaatttctcTTTATTGTACTGATGGTGGATGACTCGATCGCACGTGTACGATTTTAAATATTTCCagctgggcaaaaaaaaaaatgcagcataaaggggaaaaaagtgaAACTGCTTCAGTCAGCAGACAGGCGTGAGGACTGACTGAGTTTGCTGAAGTATCAAAGAAGCTGCAGAGCTTCTGGAGCACATCTAATGCCTGGTGCGCTCCAGAGGTAAGACGACTGTTTGATAAAGAGTTTCTGTATTTTCCCACTCGAGGACAGTGCAGAGGGTGATACAGccgtcttaaaaaaaacaaaaaaaaacaatacaacagcagcagcagcacgacAGATAGACTCGACTGAACACGTTCAATCGACAGTGGAGAGTGTGAAGGTCAGCTGAGCTTACCCGGTGTCCCAGAGAGAGTAGAAACGACCGCTCCATGGTGCAATGTATCCTGCAGAAACAACAGTCAATAAGACAATACAACACGTTCtgggttctttttatttttggatCAGTATATGGATCTCATTTCAGCTTTGGAATATGAAAGATGGTATGAAAAAGTGCAGTAAGTGCATGGAGTTATTTCATACAAACGCAAAATACAGCTGAGGAAATTAAATCAGCAGACGCACACAAAGGTCATGGTAGTGAACAACTAACCAGGACACACAGTTgtcacttaatttttttttctgcttgaggAATTTGATTCTCTTAGTTTCTCTTAATATAAATCAATAACTCAGCGTCCTTCAGTTTGACTTTTCTGTGTGACTTTAAGCTGTATTCTGCTACTTTATCAGTAAGAGAACTGGTACACATTTAATTTATTAGCCTCTTTTTGACACACCTTTCCAGTTTGTGCAGCTTCTGTTGTACGAGCTTTGGAACAGCAGCTATTCCTCTGTTAAGAAAACCCACAGGTGCACAAAATCATTTTGGATGATTGGCTCCATTGGGTCTAATCAAATCCCAGATTTGAAGAACCAAACAAACCTGATGAGTGTGACCAAGATCTGCTGATCCTGCATCAGCAGGCTGGTTGTGGAATGTTTAAGTGATGTATGCAGACTATGCCCCAAGAACTCATAACCAGCACAGCTTCatatgaaacaaaagaaaaaaaaaactgaaacaaacaaaacaaagcaaggcCCACCAGTGGGGAACATGTCAAAGCTGAAAATATGTTTTATTGACAGTATTAGTTAGTGCAATTgacttgtttataaatgtaactgaaACCATTTAAGATGCAAATTAGACCACACGGGCATTACGCGCGTGCAtacaaatgtcttattttggggaaGCTTTGATCTCAAATACATTTCAGGTCTAAAGCATTTCCTGAGGgcagacacacaaacaagaagTACAGCCCCATTTTTAAATCTTGCAATGAGTTTTAACCAATATAGAACTGCAGCACTTTTTTGCTCTTTAAAACATCACATCACAAATTAAAGGTAGCAATGGGTATTATCCTGCTATGACAGCTtggtttcacttttttttttacaccagtggttttcaaactgtggggcACCAGAggtcttcggggggggggggggggggggggggtgtattgtGATCCatttcttttcgagaatcattaagaaatgattccatcCACTGACAATAGCATTTTTTTGCTTAATGAGTCCCTTATCTTTCCTTCAGAGCGCCGTTGTTGAAattgctattcatttgttctgagggggggctcactctcccacactttgaaaacctctgttTTAGACCAAACCTCTTACGagtgtttatttttaatttgagcTCAAATGCATAATCACAAGTGTTTGAAATTAGCCAATGTTTGATGTGTAATTTATGGAGTGCCGCTCACCTGTATAACATCACAttctaaatgaataaataaataagctaaCTTTGCTCTTGCAAGATGCAACAGACAGTTTTACCATATCCATATTCCAACCAAGTGATCACGTGTGTCATTTTTGATAAAACTACAGAACTTCACTTTTTCACTTTTGtaatgttacaggcttattccaaaatggagtcaatctTCTTCCCCTGAAAACTATACTgaccccataacgacaacatgaaaaaaagttttgttggttttttttttttgcaaatttatttaaaaataaactaacaaatcacatgtatatatctattcacacccttttctcaatactttgttgatgcctcTTTGGCAgttgactatgatgccacaagcttggtgcacctatctttgggcagttttgttcattcctctttgcagcacctctcaagctccatcagtctggatggggagcgtcggtgcacagccattttcagatctctccagagatgttcaatcgaattcaggtctgggctctggctgggccactcaaggacattcacagagttgtcctgaagtcactcctttgatatcttggccgtgtgtttagggtcactgtcctactgaaagatgaaccgtcaccccagtctgagctcaagagcgctctggagcaggctttcatccaggatgtctctgtacattgctgcattcatctttccctcaatcctgactagtctcccagttcctgatgctgaaaaacattcccacagcatgatgctgccaccaccatgcttcactgtagggatggtgcctggattccTCCAACCATGACACCTgatattcatgccaaagagttcaatatttgtctcatcaggccaaagaaggtctgagagtctttcaggtgccttttgggaaactccaggcgggctgccatgtgccttttactaaggagtggcttccgtctggccactctaccatacaggcctgattggtggattgctgcagagatggttgtccttctgaaagattctccactctccatagaggaatgctggagctggatgctgctgacagagtgaccatagagttcttggtcacctccctgactaaggcccttctcccccgatcactcagtttagaagggtggtcagctctaggaagagtccaggtggatccaaacttcttccatttatggatcataaagcccactgtgctcattgggaccttcaaatcagcagaaatgcttctgtaccctttcccagatttgcgcctcgagacaatcctgtcttggaggccgacagacaattcctctgacttcatgcttggtttgtgctctggcatgcactgtcGACTGTGGGACGTTATATGTAGAcacgtgtgcctttccaaatcaagtctaatcaactgaatttaccacaggtggactccaattaagctgtagaaacagctcaaggatgaccagtggaaactcaattttgtgcttcatggcaaaggctatgaatacttaggtacatgtgattttttagttttttatttaataaatgatgaaaatctaaaaaagaaaaaaaaacttttttcacgctgtcattatggggtattgtgtgtagaattttgaggggaaaaattaatttcagcagttttggaataaggctgtaacaaaaaaaaaaaaaaaaaaaaaaaaaaaaagtgaaacgtgaaaaaaaatgtgaaacgtgaaaaaaagtgaagtgcttacTTTCCAGAAGCACCGTACATGAGTCCTGCCTTTCATTAACCACCAAAATTGGTCCCTGAGTTTTTGGCGAATCCTGGTGAAAAGAGCCTCCATGATGGACAAAATAAACGtccaaccaacacacacacacaaaaaaaaaaaggattcaaaAAAGCAAAACTGTGATGAAGGAAAAGGAGGCTTCAATAGGCGATTTGACAATGACACAGATTTAACTATCAATACTTGGCTCTGTTTTTGAAGATACCAAAAAAAACACAGTGCTTTTGTGTTTCAGAGATTAAGAGCTGAAATCTGTAACTTTCAAATGggtggtgatatatcatgttGCAGTAGGACACtgaagtattttatttatttatttatttatttttaaaggaaATGCCGTTTTTTATCCAAAAAACCCTTTGGGAGGAAAATTACGGCCCTTTTTAGGACaggggttaaaggggccaaaacagacagtcaaaatgtggattttgacctttgaatatctttgtgcgccCTCAGTAAGCCTCACTGATCTTAcggtatatgaatgtatggatggagttctcccatttagtgctatatttttcaaggctaactgaTGGGGCCACCTATAGGTGGcgcttcaagtcacaacttttgtcattttgtgccacatttgggaccctcccagggcctgcgccctgaataagccttgctcatttatgTATATTTGGATACACTTCTTTCCAAATTTTCATAAATGGCGGTGGTTTAGTTAGGGCACTTTTGCATAGGTGGCGCTCTTTATGTTAATGCGATATTTGGCTTTTTTCATTTGACCATATCTCGGTGCGCCCccgatggatttcagtgaaacttgttttattatgttcttCTATATCTCTGCTATTCAGGATGAAGATATCAGGAAAGGatctttggataaaaaaaaaaaaatttaaaaaaaaaagtaatttttgtccgtttggacaatatatcttcccctaaaaacaaaacttcagtggcctactgaaacatgatatatcaccccCTTCTATGAACCATTCCACAGTTACAGACTATGGCTCTTAATCAAAGAAAACAGTCTGGCAGAACAAAACAGAGCAGTAACCAGGTAGTTTTAACAATAAAATACAGATCAAAACAATATGTTGGTGTTCTTGTAACACAGGAGATCTGCGTCTGTACGACTGGCCAAACAACTTTAACATTAGCCGTCATCTGTTATGTAGGAGAACAGATTGCTGGTCTGACGAGTCTCAGATTCAGCTCCAATATTCAGAATTTAGCATGAACAACACGGAAACATGGATCCTGCTGCTTTGCATCAACACAAAGCTGCTGATTGTGTAATGTTTGGTAACGATGTGACGCTGTCACgtcaaaacaaaccaaaacctgtAAAGAATGCTTCCAGCACTGTTTTCAATTAATACCACAAATAATTAAGGCAATTCAAAAGGGGTCCAACCTAAATACTAGCAATGGGTACCTAaggaagtggccagtgagtgtatacgCCCCAAAATGTCACCTAAACGTGAGGGGTACTGGGAGGTTTAGATGGTATGTTAATTGCTACCAGTTTGCTTGTTCGGTACTGTTAGTGAGCATTCTTGTGAATCACTGCGACACGTTCACATTTCCTTAAGACGTAAGAAATCCTGTATGCAGACGCACTGACCTGTGTATGTGAGATAGATCACAGTGAGGAAGACCAGGCCTGCAGCAAGCGACACACCCAGGAAGAAGAGGGTCTGAAATTCCTGCTTGGTTAGCCTGTCCTTCAGGTACTGCAGGAAGGCATAGGCTTGAACAAGTGCAAACACACCTaggcacaaacacaaacaacaatgAGCAAATTCACAAAGTCAACCCGAGCAGAATGTTTGAAGAGCAGCGATTCACGCCGCCTCCTGCAGGCTACAAAGCAGCTTTACAGGGGAAAAGAAGAGGAGCTGTCAGTTTGGCAGGAATTCTTGACAAAGCGCCTCACTGTGCCTCCTTCGGCTGTTCACTCAGATGCTAAAGACAAATATTGTGGGACAATGCATTTCAACTGCAAGACAGATTTGTGTAAATAACCACACTGTCTTTCTTTTCTCTTCATTATTCATCCATTGGTTTTCCTTTGTTGCACCATGTTCTCAACGACCTCTTCAGTGGATCAATCTGTTGAACtgtgataaaaaaataaaaaaaaactgcacgaCTTCCCATCGACTGTCAAACAATACGTCACATTACCCTTCAACTCAAACGGGCTGACAGAAGGCCTCAGTGATTTCCAAGGTTAAGCCCCTGCCTGTCTCCTGGAGAGCCGCCAGCAGCACTAACACACTTGTCACTCTTTGCTGCCCAGATTGTCTGCCTCAGGGGCTTACATCTCTGCACTGCCGTCAAGTCCACAGCTCTAAAAAATTTCTTCCTGTCGCCCATTTTGCTCCCTCAATGCTACTACCAGATGTTCTGAGCTGCTGCTGCCGTGGTGA is a genomic window containing:
- the LOC117501263 gene encoding LOW QUALITY PROTEIN: dolichyl-diphosphooligosaccharide--protein glycosyltransferase subunit STT3B-like (The sequence of the model RefSeq protein was modified relative to this genomic sequence to represent the inferred CDS: inserted 1 base in 1 codon), coding for MAEHHAASDGKHKASISATGSSRAGAAGGGGAVAGGGGKGGLSGGLTQPAGWQSLLSFSILFLACLAGFSSRLFAVIRFESIIHEFDPWFNYRSTHHLTTNGFYEFLNWFDERAWYPLGRIVGGTVYPGLMVTAGLIHYVLNLLHITVHIRDVCVFLAPVFSGLTAISTFLLTRELWNQGAGXLAACFIAIVPGYISRSVAGSFDNEGIAIFALQFTYYLWVKSVKTGSVFWTIGCCLCYFYMVSAWGGYVFIINLIPLHVFVLLLMQRYSRRVYIAYSTFYIVGLVLSMQIPFVGFQPIRTSEHMAAAGVFALVQAYAFLQYLKDRLTKQEFQTLFFLGVSLAAGLVFLTVIYLTYTGYIAPWSGRFYSLWDTGYAKIHIPIIASVSEHQPTTWVSFFFDLHILVCTFPAGLWFCIKNINDERVFVALYAISAVYFAGVMVRLMLTLTPVVCMLSAVAFSSVFEHYMGDDTKREKPPAEDSSDEDDKRNSGNLYDKAGKVRKHVSEQEKTEEGLGPNIKSIVTMLMLMLLMMFAVHCTWVTSNAYSSPSVVLASYNHDGTRNILDDFREAYYWLRQNTDEHARVMSWWDYGYQIAGMANRTTLVDNNTWNNSHIALVGKAMSSNESAAYEIMKSLDVDYVLIIFGGVIGYSGDDINKFLWMVRIAEGEHPKDIRESDYFTPQGEFRVDKAGSPTLLNCLMYKMSYYRFGEMQLDFRTPPGFDRTRNAEIGNKDIKFHHLEEAFTSEHWLVRIYKVKSLENREPLDHKLRSIVPKQKYTSKKTAKRKRGHIKNKLILRKGKKLHKK